The following proteins are encoded in a genomic region of Variovorax paradoxus:
- a CDS encoding bactofilin family protein, producing MATQSPFFGKRDRDTDSLTSRPAPLVGSGTNLSGSPVNPSSLTAQQGGLAPAAAPVAKEGGSKLTVGPNIKLKGVEITDCDTLVVEGLVEATMDSRLMQIAEQGEFKGSAEIDIAEIRGIFDGNLTVREKLVIHSTGKVTGKIRYGKIVIEEGGQLSGEISFGAKA from the coding sequence TTGGCTACACAGTCCCCCTTTTTCGGCAAGCGTGATCGTGACACCGACTCGTTGACCTCTCGTCCCGCGCCGCTGGTGGGTTCGGGTACCAATCTCTCGGGTTCGCCCGTCAATCCGTCTTCGTTGACCGCGCAGCAAGGCGGCCTGGCCCCGGCGGCCGCACCCGTCGCCAAGGAAGGCGGCAGCAAGCTCACCGTCGGCCCGAACATCAAGCTCAAGGGCGTCGAGATCACCGATTGCGACACGCTCGTCGTCGAAGGCCTGGTCGAAGCCACCATGGACTCGCGCCTGATGCAGATCGCCGAGCAGGGCGAGTTCAAGGGCTCCGCCGAAATCGACATCGCCGAAATCCGCGGCATCTTCGACGGCAACCTCACGGTGCGCGAAAAGCTCGTGATCCATTCGACCGGCAAGGTCACCGGCAAGATCCGCTACGGCAAGATCGTGATCGAAGAAGGCGGCCAGCTGTCGGGCGAAATCAGCTTCGGCGCCAAGGCCTAA
- a CDS encoding DUF72 domain-containing protein, with translation MSKATSTRTAMNIKAGIGGWTYEPWRDNFYPKGLAQAKELRYASRQVSAIEINGTYYSTFKPETFRKWHDEAPEGFVFSMKASRFTTNRKVLATAGESIQRFIESGVSELGDKLGPIVWQFMPTKQFDAEDFEAFLALLPKKEGSRALRHVMDVRHESFITPAYQALAKKYKVSTVFTDANKFPSFEEPEGDVAYARLMMADAKLKTGYAPKALDSWAERARQWAESPKKRDVFVYFINGAKEKAPAAAGALLERLGWKPPEEAAGT, from the coding sequence GTGAGCAAGGCAACATCGACTCGGACCGCGATGAACATCAAGGCAGGCATTGGCGGCTGGACCTACGAGCCCTGGCGCGACAACTTCTATCCGAAGGGGCTCGCGCAGGCGAAGGAGCTGCGCTATGCCAGCCGCCAGGTGAGCGCCATCGAGATCAACGGCACCTACTACAGCACCTTCAAGCCCGAGACCTTCCGGAAGTGGCACGACGAGGCTCCGGAGGGCTTCGTGTTCTCGATGAAAGCCTCGCGCTTCACCACCAACCGCAAGGTGCTTGCCACCGCGGGAGAGTCGATCCAGCGCTTCATCGAGAGCGGCGTGAGCGAGCTCGGCGACAAGCTAGGCCCTATCGTCTGGCAGTTCATGCCGACCAAGCAGTTCGATGCCGAGGACTTCGAGGCCTTTCTCGCTTTGCTGCCGAAGAAGGAAGGCAGCCGCGCGCTGCGCCACGTGATGGACGTGCGGCACGAGAGCTTCATCACGCCCGCTTATCAGGCGCTCGCGAAGAAGTACAAGGTCTCGACCGTGTTCACCGATGCGAACAAGTTTCCGTCGTTCGAGGAACCCGAAGGCGACGTTGCCTATGCGCGGCTCATGATGGCCGATGCCAAGCTCAAGACCGGCTATGCGCCCAAGGCGCTCGACAGCTGGGCCGAGCGCGCGCGGCAATGGGCCGAATCGCCCAAGAAGCGCGACGTGTTCGTCTACTTCATCAACGGCGCCAAAGAAAAAGCACCGGCCGCGGCCGGTGCCTTGCTGGAGCGCCTGGGTTGGAAGCCGCCCGAAGAGGCGGCCGGGACTTGA
- a CDS encoding M20 family metallopeptidase: MNAPLHREMPPGTLDAERALSDVTAQWDGDIVRQLTDYIAIPAKSPGFDKEWAAHGYLETVLRNAAAWVEAQKVEGLKLEIVRLEGRTPVLFFEVPATGTDMDETVLMYGHLDKQPEFTGWRNDLGPWTPKYENGLLYGRGGADDGYAVYASIAALQALKNQDAAHPRIVGLIETCEESGSYDLLPYVDALRPRLGNVELVICLDSGAGNYDQLWLTTSLRGMASGTLKVEVLTEGIHSGDASGLVPSSFRIMRQVLDRLEDSATGRLLPASFHCEVPADRLAQARATAAILGDEVYKRFPWAHYDCGGSTMFALPTTTDPVEALLNRTWKPTLSVTGAEGFPALKDAGNVLRPYTAFKLSLRLPPLVDAAESVQQLKTLLEDNAPYQARVTFESGGGATGWNAPTITPWFEDALNKASRAHFGASCGYIGQGGTIPLMNMLSAGFPKAQMMVCGVLGPKSNAHGPNEFLHVPYAKKLTAAVAEVIAALPAAHRAAAAEPVNV, from the coding sequence ATGAACGCCCCCCTGCACCGCGAAATGCCTCCAGGTACGCTCGATGCCGAGCGCGCCCTCTCCGATGTCACCGCCCAGTGGGACGGCGACATCGTCAGGCAACTCACCGACTACATCGCCATTCCCGCCAAGTCGCCGGGCTTCGACAAGGAGTGGGCGGCCCACGGTTATCTCGAAACCGTGCTGCGCAACGCCGCCGCTTGGGTCGAGGCGCAAAAGGTCGAAGGCCTGAAGCTCGAGATCGTGCGGCTCGAAGGCCGCACGCCGGTGCTGTTCTTCGAAGTGCCGGCCACGGGCACCGACATGGATGAGACCGTATTGATGTACGGCCACCTCGACAAGCAACCCGAATTCACCGGCTGGCGCAACGACCTCGGCCCCTGGACGCCCAAGTACGAGAACGGCCTGCTCTATGGCCGCGGCGGCGCCGACGACGGCTATGCGGTCTACGCCAGCATTGCCGCGCTGCAAGCGCTCAAGAATCAGGACGCGGCGCATCCGCGCATCGTCGGGCTCATCGAGACCTGCGAGGAAAGCGGCTCCTACGACCTGCTGCCGTACGTCGACGCCCTGCGCCCCCGACTGGGCAATGTCGAACTGGTGATCTGCCTCGACTCCGGCGCCGGCAACTACGACCAGCTGTGGCTCACCACCTCGCTGCGCGGCATGGCCAGCGGCACGCTCAAGGTCGAGGTGCTGACCGAAGGCATCCATTCGGGCGACGCGTCGGGGCTGGTGCCCTCGAGCTTCCGCATCATGCGGCAGGTGCTCGACCGGCTCGAAGATAGCGCCACCGGCCGCCTGCTGCCCGCGAGCTTTCATTGCGAAGTGCCAGCCGACCGCCTGGCACAGGCCAGAGCCACCGCCGCCATCCTCGGCGACGAGGTCTACAAGCGCTTTCCGTGGGCGCACTACGACTGCGGCGGCTCGACCATGTTCGCGCTGCCGACCACCACCGATCCGGTCGAAGCGCTGCTCAACCGCACCTGGAAACCCACGCTGTCGGTCACGGGCGCGGAAGGCTTTCCGGCGCTCAAGGATGCGGGCAACGTGCTGCGTCCCTACACCGCCTTCAAGCTCTCGCTGCGCCTGCCGCCGCTGGTCGATGCGGCCGAGTCGGTGCAGCAGCTCAAGACCCTGCTCGAGGACAACGCGCCGTATCAGGCGCGCGTGACCTTCGAAAGCGGCGGCGGCGCCACCGGCTGGAACGCGCCGACGATCACCCCGTGGTTCGAGGACGCGCTCAACAAGGCCTCTCGGGCGCATTTCGGCGCCTCCTGCGGCTACATCGGCCAGGGCGGCACCATCCCGCTGATGAACATGCTGAGTGCCGGCTTTCCGAAGGCGCAGATGATGGTCTGCGGCGTGCTCGGTCCGAAGAGCAATGCGCACGGGCCCAACGAATTCCTGCATGTGCCTTACGCCAAGAAACTGACGGCCGCCGTGGCCGAAGTGATTGCGGCCTTGCCGGCCGCGCACCGCGCCGCGGCCGCGGAGCCGGTGAACGTTTGA
- a CDS encoding MFS transporter, with translation MLAICQGLFLTNNVTFIAINGLVGLSIAPRGWMATLPVMGYVVGGALTTGLVARTQQRFGRRGSFQIGLAVALGSALLCAFAAVSKNLWLLCFATVVAGYYNANANLYRFAAAELAAPAWREKAVSLVMAGGLIGAVSGPNLAAATRDVFAVPFAGAYIALAAVALLSMGVMRFIDFPATLTRQQALGGRALSEIMRQPVFIVAAASGALGFGVMNLLMAATPIAMQICSLPFSDAALVLEWHVIGMFAPGFFTGHLIRRFGALPVMGVGLVLNLGCIAVALSGVELQHFLVALCLLGVGWNFLFTGSTTLSLTAYTADERDRAQGALNFCVFATLALTSFASGVLVTTQGWQLLNYGSLVPVVLTGAALLWLAQTRRRAATANA, from the coding sequence CTGCTCGCCATCTGCCAGGGCCTATTCCTGACCAACAACGTCACCTTCATCGCCATCAACGGGCTGGTGGGCTTGAGCATTGCGCCGCGCGGCTGGATGGCGACGCTGCCGGTCATGGGCTATGTGGTGGGCGGCGCGCTCACCACCGGGCTGGTCGCGCGCACGCAGCAACGCTTCGGCCGGCGCGGGTCGTTCCAGATCGGGCTGGCGGTGGCGCTGGGGTCGGCGTTGCTGTGCGCGTTCGCAGCCGTTTCGAAGAACTTATGGCTGCTTTGCTTCGCGACAGTCGTGGCCGGCTACTACAACGCCAACGCCAATCTCTACCGTTTTGCGGCAGCGGAGCTGGCAGCGCCGGCTTGGCGCGAGAAGGCGGTGTCGCTGGTGATGGCCGGTGGGCTGATCGGCGCGGTGTCGGGGCCCAACCTCGCGGCGGCCACGCGCGACGTGTTCGCCGTGCCGTTCGCGGGCGCCTACATCGCGCTGGCGGCGGTGGCGCTGCTGTCGATGGGGGTCATGCGCTTCATCGACTTTCCCGCCACGCTCACGCGCCAGCAGGCGCTCGGCGGACGGGCGCTGTCGGAGATCATGCGGCAGCCGGTTTTCATCGTGGCGGCCGCATCGGGTGCGCTGGGTTTCGGCGTGATGAACCTGCTGATGGCGGCCACGCCGATCGCCATGCAGATCTGCAGCCTCCCATTTTCGGACGCCGCGCTGGTGCTCGAATGGCATGTGATCGGCATGTTCGCGCCCGGCTTCTTCACCGGCCATCTGATCCGCCGCTTCGGTGCGCTGCCGGTGATGGGCGTGGGGCTGGTGCTCAACCTGGGGTGCATCGCCGTGGCGCTGTCGGGCGTGGAGCTTCAGCACTTCCTGGTGGCGTTGTGCCTGCTGGGCGTGGGCTGGAATTTCCTGTTCACCGGCAGCACCACGCTGTCGCTCACGGCCTACACCGCGGACGAACGCGACCGGGCGCAGGGCGCGCTCAATTTCTGCGTGTTCGCCACGCTGGCGCTGACCTCGTTCGCCTCGGGCGTGCTGGTCACGACGCAGGGCTGGCAGCTGTTGAACTACGGTTCGCTGGTGCCGGTGGTGCTCACGGGCGCGGCGCTGCTGTGGCTTGCGCAGACGCGCCGTCGCGCGGCCACCGCGAACGCCTGA
- a CDS encoding YidB family protein, translated as MGLLDSVLGQVLGGATQQQQPQGGGTGGMGDLGGLAGALGGLLANNGGQGGLGGLVSKFEQAGMGDVIGSWIGKGENQPVSGGQLQDALGSDTIASIASKLGINAQTLLPMLATMLPVLIDQLTPHGKVPEQGLDNPNDLLSSLSGLLQNKQP; from the coding sequence ATGGGATTGCTCGATTCGGTACTCGGTCAAGTGCTGGGAGGCGCCACCCAACAACAGCAACCGCAGGGCGGCGGCACCGGCGGCATGGGAGACCTCGGCGGCCTGGCTGGCGCGCTCGGAGGCCTGCTCGCCAACAACGGCGGTCAGGGCGGCCTGGGAGGGTTGGTCTCGAAATTCGAACAGGCCGGCATGGGTGACGTGATCGGTTCATGGATCGGCAAGGGAGAAAACCAGCCGGTCTCGGGCGGCCAGTTGCAAGATGCGTTGGGCAGCGACACCATCGCCAGCATCGCGTCCAAGCTCGGCATCAATGCCCAAACGCTGTTGCCCATGCTGGCGACCATGTTGCCGGTCCTCATCGATCAGCTCACGCCGCATGGCAAGGTGCCGGAGCAAGGCCTGGACAACCCGAACGACCTCTTGAGTTCACTCAGCGGCCTGCTGCAGAACAAGCAGCCCTAA
- a CDS encoding M20/M25/M40 family metallo-hydrolase: MLRSPRALRFAPLAPLVLAMLFAAQGAQAQNTAVAPTPTQVAPEVDKVFTQLTAAPAVQKLLDAVKADHERSVEDLKMLTEIEAPPFKEQKRAEAFLARMKALGLTDAKIDAEGNVIGLRKGSGNGPKLLISAHLDTVFPAGTDVKVKERDGKLFAPGISDDTRALSVLLSWLKVLNDNKVQTVGDLLFVANVGEEELGNLRGMKAIFRDNLDIDGMVGLEPSPDGNVLILGTASHRYEVTFKGPGGHSFAAFGQVPSAIHGMGRAIAKIAEVRTPSFPKTTFTVGTVGGGTSVNTIAPDARMAIDIRSDDMASLLETEKKILAAIDEAVAEENKRWNVTTLSASHKLIGDRPGGRTPSESVIVEAAIRSNTAFGHKTLLRGGSTDANVPMSYGIPAIIIGGGGKSAGFHALSESIDVTDAWKGAQNSLVTVLGLVGVQGVSPALLPKRPARTK, encoded by the coding sequence ATGCTTCGCTCGCCACGCGCGCTCCGTTTCGCCCCCCTTGCCCCTCTCGTGCTGGCCATGCTCTTCGCCGCCCAGGGTGCGCAAGCCCAGAACACCGCGGTGGCACCCACGCCCACACAAGTCGCTCCCGAGGTGGACAAGGTTTTCACCCAGCTGACGGCCGCGCCAGCAGTTCAGAAACTGCTCGATGCGGTCAAGGCCGACCACGAGCGCTCGGTCGAAGATCTCAAGATGCTGACCGAGATCGAAGCGCCTCCGTTCAAGGAACAGAAGCGCGCCGAAGCCTTTCTGGCACGCATGAAGGCGCTTGGCCTCACCGACGCGAAGATCGATGCCGAAGGCAACGTCATCGGCTTGCGCAAGGGCAGCGGGAACGGCCCCAAGCTGTTGATCTCGGCCCACCTCGACACCGTGTTCCCCGCCGGCACCGACGTGAAGGTGAAGGAGCGCGACGGCAAGCTCTTCGCACCGGGCATTTCGGACGACACCCGCGCGCTTTCGGTGCTGCTGTCGTGGCTCAAGGTGCTCAACGACAACAAGGTCCAGACCGTGGGCGACCTGCTGTTCGTCGCCAATGTCGGCGAGGAAGAGCTCGGCAACCTGCGCGGCATGAAGGCGATCTTCCGCGACAACCTCGACATCGACGGCATGGTGGGACTGGAGCCTTCGCCCGATGGCAACGTGCTGATCCTGGGCACCGCGAGCCACCGCTACGAAGTCACGTTCAAGGGGCCGGGCGGCCACAGCTTCGCCGCCTTCGGCCAGGTACCGAGCGCCATTCACGGCATGGGCCGCGCGATCGCCAAGATTGCCGAGGTTCGCACGCCCAGCTTTCCGAAGACCACCTTCACGGTCGGCACGGTGGGCGGCGGCACGTCGGTGAACACCATCGCGCCCGATGCCCGCATGGCCATCGACATCCGCTCGGACGACATGGCGTCGCTGCTCGAAACCGAGAAGAAAATTCTCGCAGCCATCGACGAAGCCGTGGCCGAGGAGAACAAGCGCTGGAATGTCACCACGCTGAGCGCCAGCCACAAACTGATCGGCGACCGGCCAGGTGGACGCACGCCGTCCGAGTCGGTGATCGTGGAAGCGGCGATCCGCTCGAACACCGCCTTCGGCCACAAGACGCTGCTGCGCGGCGGCAGCACCGACGCCAACGTGCCGATGTCGTACGGCATCCCGGCCATCATCATCGGCGGCGGCGGCAAGTCCGCCGGCTTTCATGCCCTGAGCGAGTCGATCGACGTGACAGACGCATGGAAAGGCGCGCAGAATTCGCTCGTCACGGTGCTCGGCCTCGTGGGTGTGCAAGGGGTCAGCCCCGCATTGCTGCCCAAACGGCCGGCGCGTACCAAGTAA
- a CDS encoding 16S rRNA (uracil(1498)-N(3))-methyltransferase, translated as MPRFHCSVPLAAGATLALPPGAARHVQVLRMQPGDALTLFDGSGGEYAATVERMGRSEVSVAIGAHAPAEREAIRAVHLAVGMPANERMDWLVEKATELGVASIQPLATAHGVLRLSGERAEKKRAHWEAIAIAACEQCGRNRVPVIHPVRSFSSPSAWSDAAAGNDALRLILSLAEGTRRLADATASASTDRSVLVLSGPEGGLSGAEEQEAIGCGFAPVTLGPRVLRAETAALAALVALAGT; from the coding sequence ATGCCGCGCTTTCATTGCTCGGTGCCGCTTGCCGCCGGCGCCACGCTGGCATTGCCCCCGGGGGCGGCGCGCCATGTGCAAGTGCTGCGGATGCAGCCCGGCGACGCACTCACGCTGTTCGACGGTTCAGGCGGCGAATATGCGGCCACGGTCGAGCGCATGGGGCGCAGCGAGGTTTCGGTCGCCATCGGCGCCCATGCGCCGGCAGAACGCGAGGCCATCCGTGCCGTGCATCTCGCGGTCGGCATGCCCGCCAACGAACGCATGGACTGGCTGGTCGAGAAAGCCACCGAACTGGGCGTCGCGAGCATCCAGCCGCTGGCCACGGCCCACGGCGTGCTGCGCCTTTCGGGCGAACGCGCCGAGAAGAAGAGGGCGCACTGGGAAGCGATTGCCATTGCGGCCTGCGAGCAATGCGGTCGCAATCGCGTGCCGGTGATTCATCCGGTGCGGTCTTTCTCGAGCCCCTCGGCGTGGAGCGACGCGGCGGCGGGCAACGACGCGTTGCGCCTCATCCTGAGCCTTGCAGAAGGCACCCGGCGCCTTGCCGACGCCACCGCGTCGGCATCGACCGACCGCAGCGTGCTGGTGCTGAGCGGCCCCGAAGGCGGCTTGAGCGGCGCCGAAGAGCAGGAAGCGATCGGCTGTGGCTTTGCCCCTGTCACGCTCGGGCCGCGCGTGCTGCGCGCCGAAACGGCGGCGCTCGCCGCGCTCGTGGCCTTGGCCGGAACCTAG
- a CDS encoding aminoglycoside phosphotransferase family protein, with translation MTAPPPPAIEPAPPANPIAWADPQRAAVFEGWLAGIAAAHRLLPGTVRLASADASFRRYFRVDTAEAATGTRIVMDAPPDKENSEPFVQVARLMAEAGVTAPRVLEWDRPNGFLLLDDLGHRTMLDVIDPAQPDASRPLYDQAIDALIRWQLASKPGVLPPYDRALLERELALFPEWYIGRHRGIAVEGKLKERLERSFKLIVESNLASPSVYVHRDFMPRNLMVNVAPTLGTDVSSLPPEGALAALGRPGGGSTSLGVLDFQDAVYGPVTYDIASLMRDAFLSWDEEFVLDITIRYWEAARRAELPVDADFGAFYRSVEWMGLQRHLKVAGIFARLTLRDGKPRYLADAPRFIAYIRSTASRYMELTPLLRVIDEVEGTSALTGFAYGRV, from the coding sequence ATGACAGCACCCCCGCCCCCGGCCATCGAGCCCGCCCCCCCTGCCAACCCCATCGCCTGGGCCGATCCGCAGCGCGCCGCGGTGTTCGAAGGCTGGCTGGCCGGCATCGCCGCCGCGCACCGCCTGCTGCCCGGCACCGTGCGGCTCGCGTCGGCCGATGCGAGCTTTCGCCGCTACTTCCGCGTCGACACGGCGGAGGCCGCCACCGGCACCCGCATCGTGATGGATGCGCCGCCGGACAAGGAGAACAGCGAGCCCTTCGTGCAAGTCGCCCGCTTGATGGCCGAGGCCGGCGTGACCGCGCCGCGGGTGCTCGAATGGGACCGGCCCAACGGCTTTCTGCTGCTCGACGACCTGGGCCACCGGACCATGCTCGACGTGATCGACCCGGCCCAGCCCGATGCGAGCCGTCCGCTCTACGACCAGGCGATCGACGCGCTGATCCGCTGGCAGCTGGCGTCCAAGCCGGGCGTGCTGCCGCCCTATGACCGGGCGCTGCTCGAACGCGAACTGGCGCTGTTCCCCGAGTGGTACATCGGGCGCCACCGCGGCATCGCCGTCGAGGGCAAGCTCAAGGAACGGCTGGAGCGCAGTTTCAAGCTCATCGTCGAGAGCAACCTGGCCTCGCCCAGCGTGTACGTGCATCGCGACTTCATGCCGCGCAACCTGATGGTCAATGTGGCCCCCACGCTCGGCACTGACGTGTCCTCGCTGCCCCCCGAGGGGGCGCTCGCCGCCTTGGGGCGGCCCGGCGGCGGCTCGACGAGCCTCGGCGTGCTCGACTTCCAGGATGCGGTCTATGGCCCGGTCACCTACGACATCGCCAGCCTGATGCGCGACGCCTTCCTGAGCTGGGACGAAGAGTTCGTGCTCGACATCACGATCCGCTACTGGGAAGCCGCCCGCAGGGCCGAGTTGCCGGTCGATGCGGATTTCGGCGCCTTCTATCGCTCGGTCGAATGGATGGGGCTGCAGCGCCATCTCAAGGTGGCCGGCATCTTCGCCCGCCTCACGCTGCGCGACGGCAAGCCGCGCTACCTGGCCGATGCGCCGCGTTTCATCGCCTACATCCGCTCCACGGCCAGCCGCTACATGGAACTGACGCCGCTGCTGCGCGTGATCGACGAGGTCGAGGGCACTTCGGCGCTCACCGGTTTCGCCTACGGCAGGGTCTAG
- a CDS encoding LPS-assembly protein LptD, with translation MSRRAALRRSGPPLPLALLSIALLHAHGASAQPAEGLDGPLTLKRTPQLTETLPPAERGQLPSLITGDRLSGRQDLETVVEGNATLRRGEVAITADRLEYYQPDDRAKARGNVRVNQAGNVYEGPELELKLETFEGFFNNVHYSFLATGGHGEAQRIDFVDSNVSVARRATYTTCRREDYPGWMPAWLLTAATMTTDTEENIGVATDARLSFMGISTPPFPSVSFPLSSERKSGLLPPTVGIDNTNGIEISQPYYWNLAPNRDATFTPTLMSKRGLNLGSEFRYLEKEYKGTIRLDLMGSDRLVGQRYNELRASQLQQLANGEIQAKDLTAAPGSSKRWGIWGTHHQEFNAKALGLDSLSANININRVSDDDYWRDFTRTPTISQRQLPNEAMLNWGKGDWSGILRTTRYQTLQYNLSPIVPSYDRMPQITANYAKYDWHGFDVGLNLDYTRFRVNSILSGQPGFDINQQSQPDGDRAFAQATISRPFITPSSFVIPKLQLHATSYNYYLPQADIPKLTVNGITYVNGVPYNPSSLYFFPTSSSRTVPTFSLDSGLIFERDANYFGRAFRQTLEPRAYYVYTPYRNQSMLPNYDSAANDFSFATIYTENAFSGNDRISDTNTLTLGVTSRLIDPATGVEAARFGIAQRLRFSDQKVTLPGGVPVTDRASDLLVGAQINWTPKWSLDTVVQYNPDTQRSTRSAISARYNPEPYHNLSAAFRYQAPSTPTATDGNKSFDVGWQWPLNDLWGDKGKNLGPGKGQGGGRWYAVGRLNYSLQDKKLTDGVLGFEYDGCCWIGRVVLQRVTTGQVTANTRIMFQLEFVGFSSIGSSPMQALRQNIQRYQPLREPTEAPSRFTNYD, from the coding sequence ATGAGCCGACGTGCTGCCTTGCGGCGTTCCGGCCCGCCACTGCCATTGGCGTTGTTGTCCATTGCGCTGCTGCATGCGCACGGCGCGTCCGCGCAGCCGGCGGAAGGCCTCGACGGCCCGCTCACGCTCAAGCGCACGCCGCAACTGACCGAAACCCTGCCGCCCGCCGAGCGCGGCCAGCTGCCGAGCCTCATCACCGGTGACCGCCTGTCGGGCCGCCAGGATCTCGAAACCGTGGTCGAAGGCAATGCCACGCTGCGGCGCGGCGAAGTCGCCATCACGGCCGACCGGCTCGAGTACTACCAGCCCGACGACCGTGCCAAGGCGCGCGGCAATGTGCGCGTCAACCAGGCGGGCAATGTGTACGAAGGGCCCGAGCTCGAACTCAAGCTCGAGACCTTCGAAGGCTTCTTCAACAACGTGCACTACAGCTTTCTCGCCACCGGCGGGCACGGCGAGGCGCAACGCATCGATTTCGTCGACAGCAACGTGTCGGTGGCCCGCCGCGCCACCTACACCACCTGCCGCCGCGAAGACTACCCGGGCTGGATGCCGGCCTGGCTGTTGACCGCGGCGACCATGACCACCGACACCGAGGAGAACATCGGCGTGGCCACGGACGCGCGGCTGAGCTTCATGGGCATCAGCACGCCACCGTTTCCGAGCGTGAGCTTTCCGTTGTCGAGCGAACGCAAGAGCGGCCTGCTGCCGCCGACGGTCGGCATCGACAACACCAACGGCATCGAGATCTCGCAGCCGTACTACTGGAACCTCGCACCCAACCGCGATGCCACGTTCACGCCGACGCTGATGAGCAAGCGGGGGCTCAACCTGGGCTCGGAATTCCGCTACCTCGAGAAGGAATACAAAGGCACGATCCGCCTGGACCTGATGGGCAGCGACCGGCTCGTGGGCCAGCGCTACAACGAGCTGCGCGCCAGCCAGCTCCAGCAGCTGGCCAACGGAGAGATCCAGGCCAAGGACCTGACCGCGGCGCCGGGCAGCAGCAAGCGCTGGGGGATCTGGGGCACGCATCACCAGGAATTCAATGCCAAGGCCCTGGGCCTGGATTCGCTGTCGGCCAACATCAACATCAACCGCGTCAGCGACGACGACTACTGGCGCGACTTCACCCGCACGCCGACGATTTCGCAGCGCCAGCTCCCCAACGAGGCGATGCTCAATTGGGGCAAGGGCGACTGGAGCGGCATTCTGCGCACCACGCGCTACCAGACGCTGCAATACAACCTGTCGCCGATCGTGCCGTCGTACGACCGCATGCCGCAGATCACGGCCAACTATGCCAAGTACGACTGGCACGGCTTCGACGTGGGGCTGAACCTCGATTACACGCGCTTCCGGGTCAACAGCATCCTGAGCGGGCAGCCGGGGTTCGACATCAACCAGCAGTCGCAGCCCGACGGGGACCGCGCCTTTGCGCAGGCAACGATCAGCCGCCCGTTCATCACGCCGAGCTCGTTCGTCATTCCGAAGCTGCAGCTGCACGCGACGTCGTACAACTACTACCTGCCGCAGGCGGACATTCCGAAACTCACCGTCAACGGCATCACGTATGTCAACGGCGTGCCCTACAACCCGAGTTCGCTGTATTTCTTCCCGACGTCGAGCAGCCGGACGGTGCCGACCTTCAGCCTCGACAGCGGCCTGATCTTCGAGCGCGACGCGAACTACTTCGGCCGTGCTTTCCGCCAGACGCTGGAGCCGCGCGCGTACTACGTCTACACGCCGTACCGCAACCAGAGCATGCTGCCGAACTACGATTCGGCGGCCAACGATTTCAGTTTTGCGACCATCTATACCGAGAACGCGTTCTCGGGCAACGACCGCATTTCAGACACCAACACGCTCACGCTCGGCGTGACCTCTCGCCTGATCGACCCCGCGACCGGTGTCGAGGCGGCGCGTTTCGGCATTGCGCAGCGGCTGCGCTTCAGCGACCAGAAGGTCACGCTACCGGGCGGCGTTCCGGTGACCGACCGTGCGAGCGACCTGCTCGTCGGCGCCCAGATCAACTGGACGCCCAAGTGGAGCCTGGACACCGTCGTCCAATACAACCCCGACACGCAAAGATCCACGCGCTCGGCCATCAGCGCGCGCTACAACCCCGAGCCGTACCACAACCTCAGCGCCGCCTTCCGCTACCAGGCGCCGAGCACCCCCACGGCCACCGACGGCAACAAGTCGTTCGACGTGGGCTGGCAGTGGCCGCTCAACGACCTGTGGGGCGACAAGGGCAAGAACCTCGGCCCCGGCAAGGGCCAGGGCGGCGGGCGCTGGTATGCGGTGGGCCGGCTCAACTACAGCCTGCAGGACAAGAAACTCACGGACGGCGTGCTCGGCTTCGAATACGACGGCTGCTGCTGGATCGGACGCGTGGTGCTGCAGCGAGTCACGACCGGCCAGGTGACGGCCAACACCCGAATCATGTTCCAGCTTGAATTCGTCGGATTTTCCAGCATCGGATCGAGTCCCATGCAGGCCCTGCGGCAAAACATCCAGCGCTATCAGCCCCTTCGCGAGCCGACCGAGGCACCAAGCCGCTTCACCAATTACGACTGA